One segment of Mycobacterium spongiae DNA contains the following:
- a CDS encoding vWA domain-containing protein, translated as MATSRIRPTRPLAPHGLPGHLVGFVEALRGSGISVGPSETVDAGRVMATLGLEDREVLREGIACAVLRRPDHRDTYDAMFDLWFPVALGARAAVTEEGFDDSGDLPPDDVEAMRQMLLDLLTDNEDLADLDQRLVAMIARIVEAYGKYSSSRGPSFSSYQALKAMALDQLEGKLLAGLLAPYGDEPTPTQEQIAKALAAQKIAQLRKMVDAETKRRTAEQLGRDHVQMYGIPQLSENVEFLRASGDQLRQMRRVVAPLARTLATRLAARRRRARAGSVDLRKTLRKSMSTGGVPIDVVMRKPRPARPELVVLCDVSGSVAGFSHFTLLLVHALRQQFSRVRVFAFIDTTDEVTHMFGPEADLAVAIQRITREAGVYARDGHSDYGNAFVSFMQAFPNVLSPRSSLLVLGDGRTNYRNPATDVLVDMVSASRHAHWLNPEPRHLWGSGDSAVPRYQEVITMHECRSAKQLAAVIDQLLPV; from the coding sequence ATGGCCACCAGTCGGATCCGCCCCACCCGCCCGCTCGCCCCGCACGGGCTGCCCGGCCATTTGGTTGGTTTTGTGGAAGCGCTACGCGGGAGCGGGATCTCGGTGGGTCCCTCCGAGACTGTCGATGCCGGCCGGGTGATGGCCACGCTGGGGCTCGAAGATCGTGAGGTGCTGCGCGAGGGCATCGCCTGTGCGGTATTGCGCCGGCCCGACCACCGCGACACCTACGACGCCATGTTCGACCTGTGGTTCCCGGTGGCACTGGGTGCGCGCGCCGCGGTTACCGAGGAAGGCTTCGACGACTCCGGCGATCTGCCGCCCGACGACGTCGAGGCAATGCGGCAGATGCTGCTGGATCTGCTGACTGACAACGAAGACCTGGCCGACTTGGACCAGCGGCTGGTCGCAATGATCGCCCGGATCGTGGAGGCCTACGGCAAGTACAGTTCCAGCCGCGGCCCGTCGTTCTCGTCGTATCAGGCGCTCAAGGCCATGGCACTGGATCAGCTGGAGGGCAAGCTACTGGCCGGCTTGCTGGCTCCCTACGGCGACGAGCCCACACCCACCCAGGAACAGATCGCCAAAGCGCTTGCCGCCCAGAAGATCGCACAGCTGCGCAAGATGGTCGACGCCGAGACCAAGCGACGCACCGCCGAGCAACTTGGCCGCGATCACGTCCAAATGTATGGGATTCCGCAGCTTTCCGAGAACGTCGAGTTCCTGCGGGCCTCCGGGGACCAGCTGCGCCAGATGCGCCGAGTCGTCGCCCCCCTTGCCCGCACGCTGGCCACCCGGCTGGCGGCCCGGCGCCGTCGCGCCCGTGCGGGGTCAGTCGATCTGCGCAAGACGCTACGCAAATCGATGTCCACCGGCGGCGTGCCGATCGACGTTGTAATGCGCAAACCCCGCCCGGCGCGGCCGGAGTTGGTGGTGCTCTGTGACGTCTCGGGTTCCGTCGCCGGGTTCAGCCACTTCACGTTGTTGTTGGTACACGCTCTGCGCCAACAGTTTTCACGCGTGCGGGTCTTTGCCTTCATTGACACTACCGACGAGGTGACCCACATGTTCGGCCCGGAGGCCGACCTGGCAGTGGCGATCCAGCGGATCACGCGGGAGGCCGGCGTGTACGCCCGGGACGGTCATTCCGACTATGGCAATGCCTTCGTCTCGTTCATGCAGGCTTTCCCGAATGTGCTATCGCCACGCAGCTCGTTGCTGGTGCTTGGCGACGGGCGCACGAACTATCGAAACCCCGCCACCGATGTGCTGGTCGACATGGTGTCCGCCAGCCGACACGCGCATTGGCTCAACCCTGAGCCCCGGCACCTGTGGGGCAGCGGCGACTCGGCGGTGCCGCGCTACCAGGAAGTGATCACGATGCACGAATGCCGGTCCGCCAAGCAGCTGGCCGCCGTGATCGACCAGCTATTGCCGGTGTAG
- a CDS encoding AAA family ATPase — protein sequence MTVPARPTPLFADIADVSRRLAETGYLPDTATATAVFLADRLGKPLLVEGPAGVGKTELARAVAQATGSGLVRLQCYEGVDEARALYEWNHAKQILRIQAGSGDWEATKTDVFSEEFLLQRPLLTAIRRTEPTVLLIDETDKADIEIEGLLLEVLSDFAVTVPELGTLTAERAPFALLTSNATRELSEALKRRCLFLHIDFPTPDLERRILLSRVPELPEHIAEELVRIIGVLRGMQLKKVPSIAETIDWGRTVLALGLDTIDDAVVAATLGVVLKHQSDQQRATGELRLN from the coding sequence GTGACCGTGCCAGCTCGGCCTACGCCGCTGTTTGCCGACATCGCCGACGTCTCGCGCAGGCTGGCCGAGACCGGCTATCTGCCCGACACCGCGACCGCGACGGCTGTCTTCCTGGCTGATCGTCTCGGCAAACCACTGTTGGTGGAAGGCCCCGCCGGGGTCGGCAAGACCGAGCTGGCCCGCGCCGTCGCCCAGGCCACCGGATCGGGCCTGGTTCGGTTGCAGTGCTACGAAGGCGTCGATGAGGCTCGCGCCCTGTATGAATGGAACCACGCCAAACAGATCTTGCGCATTCAGGCCGGCTCCGGGGACTGGGAGGCGACCAAGACGGACGTGTTTAGCGAGGAGTTCCTCCTACAGCGCCCGTTGCTCACCGCCATCCGGCGGACCGAGCCGACCGTGCTGCTGATCGACGAAACTGACAAGGCCGACATCGAGATCGAAGGGCTGCTCCTCGAAGTGCTCTCCGACTTCGCGGTGACCGTACCCGAGCTCGGCACGCTCACCGCAGAACGGGCGCCGTTCGCGCTGCTGACCTCCAACGCTACCCGCGAGCTGTCCGAGGCGCTCAAGCGCCGCTGCCTGTTCCTACATATCGACTTCCCCACGCCCGACCTGGAACGTCGCATCCTGCTATCCCGCGTCCCCGAGTTGCCCGAGCACATCGCCGAGGAACTGGTGCGCATCATCGGCGTGCTGCGCGGGATGCAGCTCAAGAAGGTCCCCTCGATCGCCGAGACGATTGACTGGGGCCGCACTGTGCTGGCGCTGGGCCTGGACACCATCGACGACGCGGTCGTCGCCGCCACCCTCGGCGTAGTCCTCAAACACCAATCCGACCAGCAACGCGCAACCGGCGAGCTTCGGCTGAACTAA
- a CDS encoding glutamate-5-semialdehyde dehydrogenase: MSVQAPSSSAATQQQPDLREHVHEAARRARVAARRLGSLPTAVKDRALHAAADEVLAHRDQILAANAEDLTAARDADTPTAMLDRLALNSQRLDGIAAGLRQVAGLADPVGEVMRGYTLRNGLRLRQQRVPLGVVGMIYEGRPNVTVDAFGLTLKSGNAVLLRGSSSAAKSNEALVVALRTALVGEGLPADAVQLLSAADRATVTHLIQARGLVDVAIPRGGAGLIEAVVRDAQVPTIETGVGNCHVYVHEAADLDIAEQILLNSKARRPSVCNAAETLLVDAAIADEAMPRLRNALQDAGVTVHGGGPDGADEADLRREYLSMDIAVAVVDGVDAAIAHINEYGTGHTEAIVTTNLAAAQRFTEQVDAAAVMVNASTAFTDGEQFGFGAEIGISTQKLHARGPMGLPELTSTKWIAWGEGHTRPA, from the coding sequence ATGAGTGTGCAAGCACCGTCCTCGAGTGCGGCGACCCAGCAGCAACCCGATTTGCGTGAGCACGTGCACGAGGCGGCGCGCCGTGCCCGGGTGGCTGCCCGCCGCCTGGGCTCGCTGCCCACCGCGGTCAAAGACCGCGCGCTGCACGCCGCGGCCGACGAGGTCTTGGCTCACCGCGACCAGATCCTGGCCGCCAACGCCGAAGATCTGACAGCGGCCCGCGATGCTGACACCCCCACCGCGATGCTCGACCGGCTAGCTCTTAACTCGCAGCGCCTCGACGGTATTGCCGCAGGCCTGCGGCAGGTTGCTGGGCTGGCGGATCCGGTCGGCGAGGTGATGCGCGGCTATACGTTGCGCAACGGACTGCGCCTGCGCCAGCAGCGCGTACCGCTGGGCGTGGTGGGCATGATCTATGAGGGCCGTCCGAACGTCACCGTCGATGCCTTCGGGCTCACCCTCAAATCGGGCAATGCCGTTCTGCTGCGCGGCAGCTCGTCTGCCGCCAAATCCAACGAAGCCCTGGTCGTGGCGTTGCGCACCGCCCTGGTTGGTGAGGGGTTGCCCGCCGATGCGGTCCAGCTGTTGTCGGCGGCCGACCGCGCTACGGTCACTCACCTCATACAGGCCCGCGGATTGGTCGATGTGGCGATTCCACGTGGCGGCGCGGGGCTGATCGAGGCGGTGGTGCGCGATGCGCAGGTGCCCACCATCGAGACCGGCGTCGGTAATTGTCACGTCTACGTGCATGAGGCCGCCGACCTGGACATCGCCGAGCAGATCCTGCTGAACTCCAAGGCGCGGCGGCCCAGTGTCTGCAACGCCGCCGAGACGCTGCTGGTCGACGCTGCGATCGCCGATGAGGCGATGCCGCGGCTACGCAACGCCCTGCAGGACGCCGGTGTGACGGTGCACGGTGGTGGGCCTGACGGCGCCGACGAAGCCGACCTGCGTCGCGAGTACCTGTCGATGGATATCGCGGTGGCGGTGGTCGACGGCGTGGACGCCGCTATAGCCCATATCAACGAGTACGGCACCGGGCACACCGAAGCCATCGTGACCACCAATCTTGCCGCAGCACAACGTTTTACCGAGCAGGTCGACGCCGCCGCGGTGATGGTCAACGCTTCGACGGCGTTCACCGACGGCGAGCAATTCGGTTTTGGCGCCGAGATCGGCATCTCCACTCAGAAGTTGCACGCCCGCGGCCCGATGGGACTACCGGAATTGACGTCCACCAAGTGGATCGCGTGGGGAGAGGGCCACACCCGTCCGGCTTGA
- a CDS encoding GNAT family N-acetyltransferase, with the protein MDVRWHDSVADFRASAVDVYRDDPVTATVELMVLSGRLVDRNPAPLLITVWSGGKAVGAAFQTLHSPLLCSGLPERTIASAVARISTVKKDLGSVRGPHGIVASFAAAWQTATGALGTVRIRERLHRLDGLHSPAGVAGEARRARPADKELLHDWLSRFRAEALGQLVDSAADPGRVRTAKEPPNEFLLWTVAGDPVSLAGVRLPILGVSRIGPVYTPPEMRGHGYGSAVTAAAADWAIAADAGEVVLFTDPENPASNAAYRRIGFQPVSDFARIDFPPGNR; encoded by the coding sequence ATGGACGTGCGGTGGCACGACAGCGTCGCCGACTTCCGCGCTAGCGCCGTCGATGTCTACCGGGACGACCCAGTAACCGCCACGGTGGAGCTGATGGTGTTGTCGGGGCGACTGGTCGACCGCAATCCGGCGCCGCTGCTGATCACGGTGTGGAGCGGCGGGAAGGCGGTCGGAGCGGCGTTTCAGACTTTGCATTCGCCGCTGTTGTGCAGCGGCCTGCCGGAGCGGACCATCGCGAGTGCGGTCGCCCGAATCTCAACTGTGAAAAAAGATCTGGGCAGCGTGCGGGGCCCACATGGCATCGTGGCGAGCTTTGCCGCCGCGTGGCAGACGGCCACCGGGGCACTCGGCACAGTGCGCATACGGGAGCGGCTGCACCGCCTCGATGGACTGCATTCGCCCGCGGGCGTGGCTGGTGAAGCCCGACGGGCCCGGCCAGCTGACAAAGAACTCCTCCATGATTGGCTCAGCCGGTTTCGCGCCGAGGCGCTGGGCCAGCTGGTCGATAGCGCCGCCGATCCGGGGCGGGTGCGCACAGCCAAGGAACCGCCGAACGAATTCCTGCTGTGGACGGTAGCCGGTGATCCAGTGAGCCTCGCTGGCGTGCGCCTGCCAATTCTGGGGGTCTCTCGGATCGGACCGGTGTATACCCCGCCCGAGATGCGCGGGCACGGTTACGGTTCGGCGGTGACGGCCGCGGCCGCGGACTGGGCGATCGCGGCGGACGCCGGTGAGGTGGTGCTGTTCACCGATCCGGAAAATCCGGCGTCCAATGCGGCGTACCGACGCATCGGGTTTCAACCGGTCAGCGATTTCGCCCGCATCGATTTCCCACCGGGCAACCGATGA
- a CDS encoding methyltransferase — protein sequence MEASAGRARLGALVFGAMAAEAVFAAAQLRIADVISDGQRSCDDIAAEIGALPTALARLLRVLAALELLAEPVPMQFRLTEAGQLLRADQPDSMLAFVRMFGDPVMLSAWRELETAIRTGETPFERIYGTGFFEHLSANPDLSERFNAAMRQGTAVAARQVLRHYDFGAFRTVADIGGGDGTLLAAVLVNHPSTRGILYDTAAGLAQAGATLAKAGVGDRCEVRTGDFLEAAPPGADLYIVKSVLQDWDDDNAGTILAHIRAVVPDHGRLLIIEPVLPERVDASAPVTMYLGDLNMLVNLGGRERTLAELKRLCEEAHFSTASTIRLAPPVALSMLEATPR from the coding sequence ATGGAGGCGAGCGCGGGGCGAGCACGCCTGGGCGCGTTGGTGTTCGGCGCTATGGCCGCGGAGGCGGTATTCGCCGCGGCACAACTGCGGATCGCCGATGTCATCAGCGACGGGCAGCGCAGCTGCGACGACATTGCTGCCGAAATTGGCGCGCTCCCGACAGCACTCGCCCGACTCCTGCGCGTGCTCGCAGCGCTGGAGCTCCTCGCTGAGCCGGTACCAATGCAGTTCCGGCTGACCGAGGCCGGCCAGCTGCTGAGGGCCGATCAGCCGGATTCGATGCTCGCATTTGTGCGCATGTTCGGCGACCCCGTCATGCTCTCCGCATGGCGTGAACTCGAAACCGCGATCCGCACGGGTGAGACGCCATTCGAAAGAATTTACGGCACTGGCTTTTTCGAACACCTGTCTGCGAACCCCGATCTGTCCGAGCGGTTCAACGCGGCGATGCGACAGGGCACCGCCGTGGCTGCCCGACAAGTGCTGCGCCACTACGATTTCGGAGCTTTTCGCACGGTGGCCGACATCGGTGGCGGCGACGGCACCCTGTTGGCAGCGGTGTTGGTCAACCACCCCAGCACCCGGGGCATCCTCTACGACACCGCGGCGGGCCTCGCGCAGGCCGGGGCCACTCTCGCCAAGGCAGGAGTCGGTGACCGCTGCGAGGTCCGCACCGGGGACTTCCTGGAGGCCGCTCCCCCCGGCGCCGATCTGTACATCGTCAAAAGCGTGCTCCAGGACTGGGACGACGACAACGCGGGCACGATCCTGGCCCACATCCGCGCGGTCGTTCCCGACCACGGACGACTACTCATCATCGAACCGGTGCTCCCCGAGCGAGTCGACGCCTCTGCGCCCGTCACGATGTACCTCGGCGACCTCAACATGTTGGTCAACCTCGGCGGCCGGGAACGGACACTAGCGGAACTCAAGAGGCTCTGCGAGGAAGCACATTTCAGCACGGCTTCCACGATTCGGCTGGCACCTCCGGTCGCTCTGTCCATGCTGGAGGCGACACCGCGCTAG
- a CDS encoding aKG-HExxH-type peptide beta-hydroxylase: MGACESVERALASQKPFGNDLHILDHRRDCLVQLLEELTPRMPAAGELLDAVAHRPDGDHRRLFTETTLRSAIVHAHKQLTPDTPRGPRLLRLTDCAAVFSAAAGYLERGGTDSPLQDGSLVRLGPSTHHGWIWRDEHPDDTYGRVFRELLTERYVMLPSTPDAGTIDMLTAGARLLDELLPSLAPSTLHHAHIVACVPTSKAFFGSSSRPDLSGTVLLRESLGSPWWVAEHLLHESVHMKLYDLLDGDTLMRSDGRYVQRPVVTPWNPSLLSGANRWHAWRVLAAFHVYVHLTLLSMVAERRAPELETTYGAPSGIVESHRARTRAHYLGHQLRAQPMCWNELGPFGQELADWLQSHLDTLQDALDPAPAPDGSTLHLYLDRYHRETDRVEQLLSERSEHPEAAREQLTALARQDVASARAILGDLGAHRQLDGLDTALAGLVGAELADHYPEIRRTVETWLLDASPDGYRLSASGTHDAMVGQMVDEASDALYALATNIPAPVAHAKRRAVEHRTTRSCRDNVGRLLAVQAAHVRPGAQMLDLGAGVGIATAWLVAGLGSRTDVAILSVETDETLSAAAHTYPWPPYVRIETSEVDAALAGNPGTFDLILVDARAGLPVDAIVAASRPGGMLIFDYTAVTARARAVGDTDTEALRRSVLDHEKLVVADIDASGGVVIAAKRA, translated from the coding sequence ATGGGGGCGTGTGAATCCGTTGAGCGGGCGCTGGCGTCTCAGAAGCCCTTCGGGAATGACTTACACATTCTCGACCACCGGCGCGATTGCCTCGTTCAGCTGCTCGAAGAGCTCACGCCCCGCATGCCCGCCGCCGGTGAGCTTCTCGACGCGGTAGCGCACCGTCCCGACGGCGATCACCGCCGGCTCTTCACCGAGACGACCTTGCGATCGGCGATCGTGCACGCCCACAAACAGCTGACTCCGGATACCCCACGCGGGCCCCGGCTCCTCCGGCTGACCGACTGTGCGGCCGTCTTCTCCGCCGCTGCCGGCTATCTGGAGCGCGGCGGCACCGATAGTCCGCTGCAGGACGGCTCGCTAGTGCGGTTGGGTCCAAGCACCCACCACGGATGGATCTGGCGGGACGAACACCCCGACGACACGTACGGTCGGGTCTTCCGGGAACTGCTGACAGAGCGCTACGTGATGCTGCCCAGCACACCCGACGCAGGCACTATCGACATGTTGACGGCCGGCGCCCGGCTGCTCGACGAGCTACTCCCGTCGTTGGCGCCCAGCACCTTGCACCACGCCCACATCGTTGCCTGCGTACCGACGTCGAAGGCGTTCTTCGGGTCCAGCTCACGCCCCGACCTGTCCGGGACGGTCCTACTGCGCGAAAGCCTCGGCAGCCCATGGTGGGTCGCAGAGCACTTGCTGCACGAGTCAGTGCATATGAAACTCTACGACTTGCTCGACGGAGACACTCTCATGCGATCCGACGGGCGATACGTCCAGCGCCCGGTCGTCACACCGTGGAACCCATCGCTGCTCTCCGGGGCCAACCGTTGGCATGCTTGGCGGGTCCTCGCCGCATTTCACGTCTACGTGCACCTGACACTTCTCAGTATGGTGGCCGAGCGGCGCGCACCCGAGCTGGAAACCACCTACGGCGCCCCGTCCGGCATAGTCGAGAGCCACCGCGCGCGGACGCGAGCCCACTACCTCGGCCACCAGCTGCGAGCGCAGCCGATGTGCTGGAACGAACTCGGCCCCTTCGGTCAGGAGCTCGCCGACTGGCTGCAGTCACACCTAGACACCCTCCAGGACGCCCTCGACCCAGCCCCGGCCCCGGATGGCTCCACCCTTCACCTCTACCTCGACCGCTACCACAGAGAGACCGACCGGGTGGAACAGTTGCTGTCCGAGCGCTCGGAGCACCCGGAGGCCGCACGCGAACAGCTCACCGCCCTCGCTCGACAGGACGTAGCGAGCGCACGCGCCATCCTCGGCGACCTTGGCGCCCATCGACAACTCGACGGACTCGACACCGCCCTCGCCGGCTTGGTCGGCGCCGAACTCGCCGATCACTATCCCGAGATCCGGCGCACCGTCGAGACCTGGTTACTGGACGCCTCCCCGGACGGGTACCGGCTGAGTGCGTCCGGTACGCACGATGCGATGGTCGGGCAGATGGTCGATGAGGCCAGCGATGCGCTGTACGCGCTCGCGACGAACATCCCGGCGCCCGTCGCTCACGCCAAGCGCCGAGCTGTCGAGCATCGCACCACCAGATCCTGCCGGGACAACGTGGGCCGATTGCTTGCCGTGCAGGCCGCTCACGTGCGACCAGGCGCGCAGATGCTCGATCTGGGTGCCGGCGTCGGCATCGCGACCGCGTGGTTGGTGGCCGGGCTCGGTTCCCGCACAGATGTGGCCATCCTGTCGGTCGAGACCGACGAAACGTTGAGCGCGGCCGCGCATACTTACCCGTGGCCCCCGTACGTGCGCATCGAAACTTCGGAAGTCGACGCTGCATTGGCCGGCAACCCGGGTACGTTCGACCTGATCCTTGTCGACGCACGCGCTGGCTTGCCCGTCGACGCCATCGTGGCCGCGTCGCGACCCGGCGGCATGCTGATCTTCGACTACACCGCCGTGACTGCCCGTGCGCGTGCGGTCGGCGACACCGACACAGAAGCGTTGCGGCGAAGCGTGCTCGATCACGAGAAGCTTGTGGTGGCCGATATCGACGCGTCCGGGGGCGTGGTGATCGCCGCCAAGCGGGCGTGA
- a CDS encoding DUF2461 family protein — MTFLGFPPAGLALLARLPTLDSAGFSAVRPDWEEHVLNPARDLVDDLGAQLTEQISPGLIAEPKVNGSIAPINRDLRFNPDGPRYKDHVMFRFWEGTPKKTAPTLFLRIDPGQIGFASGVVFASTDRWRAAVGDPPVAEELRRLIEDIQAAIGDVDIAGADLKRVPSPFPPDHPGADLLRHKATFQLRWAEPLPEEVSTGALTAFCTARLSKLAGLHRWLVAQMGAS; from the coding sequence ATGACCTTTCTCGGCTTTCCGCCCGCCGGGTTGGCGCTGCTCGCGCGCTTGCCCACCCTGGACTCGGCGGGCTTCTCCGCGGTGCGACCTGACTGGGAAGAGCACGTGCTGAACCCCGCCCGCGACCTCGTCGACGACCTCGGCGCCCAGCTGACCGAACAGATCTCGCCTGGTCTCATCGCCGAACCAAAGGTCAATGGCTCGATCGCCCCGATCAACCGTGACCTGCGCTTCAACCCCGATGGTCCGCGCTACAAGGATCACGTGATGTTTCGCTTTTGGGAGGGAACGCCGAAAAAGACCGCGCCGACGTTGTTCCTTCGCATTGACCCGGGCCAGATCGGTTTCGCGTCCGGTGTGGTGTTCGCATCGACCGACCGTTGGCGTGCTGCGGTCGGTGACCCCCCGGTTGCCGAGGAGCTGCGTCGGCTGATTGAGGACATCCAAGCTGCCATCGGCGACGTCGACATCGCTGGCGCGGATCTCAAACGGGTCCCTTCGCCATTCCCGCCCGATCACCCCGGCGCAGACCTGTTGCGGCACAAGGCGACGTTCCAGCTCCGCTGGGCGGAGCCGCTGCCCGAGGAAGTATCGACAGGCGCGTTGACCGCATTCTGCACCGCGCGGCTCAGCAAACTTGCGGGCCTGCACCGCTGGCTCGTTGCTCAGATGGGTGCTTCTTAG
- a CDS encoding MmcQ/YjbR family DNA-binding protein gives MSEQPDAFFHDVAVTALSQPGVEPGTMMGFPCLRVDGAFFASCDHRTGDLIAKLPRPRVEELIDAGIGKPFAPAGRTFREWVLVDDRDEARWTALIDEARQFVSGQQ, from the coding sequence ATGTCCGAGCAACCCGACGCCTTCTTCCACGATGTCGCGGTCACCGCGCTGAGCCAGCCCGGGGTTGAGCCGGGGACGATGATGGGCTTTCCGTGCTTGCGAGTCGACGGAGCATTCTTTGCTTCGTGCGACCATCGCACCGGAGATCTCATCGCGAAACTGCCGCGGCCGCGCGTCGAAGAGCTCATCGATGCGGGGATCGGCAAACCCTTTGCCCCGGCGGGACGCACCTTCCGGGAATGGGTCCTGGTCGACGACCGCGACGAGGCCAGATGGACCGCCCTCATCGACGAGGCGCGGCAATTCGTGAGTGGGCAACAATGA
- a CDS encoding nuclear transport factor 2 family protein: MSAARVVTTYHESWTRGDMVTARSHLADDLDFQGSIDTFTNADDFIATLTGFAQMLTRVDLLAQFYSDDGAALLYDCVTNSPAGTIRTAEFFGLRGGKIATIRLVFDATLLRQAMPG; this comes from the coding sequence ATGAGCGCAGCACGTGTGGTGACGACCTATCACGAGTCGTGGACGCGGGGCGATATGGTGACCGCGCGTTCCCACCTGGCCGATGACCTCGACTTTCAGGGGTCGATCGACACGTTCACCAACGCCGACGACTTCATTGCGACGCTGACCGGATTCGCCCAGATGCTCACAAGAGTGGACCTGCTCGCGCAGTTCTACAGCGACGATGGGGCCGCGCTGCTGTATGACTGCGTCACTAACTCGCCCGCCGGAACGATCAGAACCGCTGAGTTCTTCGGGTTGCGCGGCGGCAAGATCGCCACGATCCGGCTCGTCTTCGATGCGACCTTGCTGCGCCAGGCGATGCCGGGGTGA
- a CDS encoding TetR/AcrR family transcriptional regulator, translated as MRTHGWSGSKPSSDEEAVERILAAAKRAIDHSGPDFSIVDVARDLGVTRQTVYRYFPSTEALLTATAIGAVGPFLDNMAIHLTGLHDPGEAVVESIVYVLERLPHDPYLSLLMSPGSTLVSPARVTSDVALAFGRLIIDRFDIDWPSIGFDDADINGLVEHTLRTLQSFIIDPGRPPRLGDDLRNYLRLWVAPAIPGTQIAKKETHAPRHNS; from the coding sequence ATGCGCACCCATGGCTGGTCGGGTTCCAAGCCAAGCTCCGATGAAGAAGCTGTCGAACGGATACTGGCCGCGGCCAAGCGAGCGATCGACCATAGTGGACCTGACTTCAGCATCGTCGACGTCGCCCGTGATCTGGGAGTCACCCGCCAAACGGTCTACCGGTACTTTCCAAGCACCGAGGCGTTGCTGACCGCCACCGCGATTGGCGCGGTCGGCCCCTTCCTCGACAACATGGCCATTCACCTCACCGGACTTCACGATCCGGGCGAAGCAGTGGTCGAATCCATCGTCTATGTGCTGGAGCGGCTTCCTCATGATCCATACCTGAGCTTGTTGATGTCCCCGGGATCGACGCTCGTGTCGCCAGCGAGGGTTACCTCCGACGTAGCGCTGGCTTTTGGCCGCTTGATCATCGATCGCTTCGACATCGACTGGCCCAGCATCGGTTTCGATGATGCCGATATCAATGGCCTGGTCGAGCACACGCTTCGGACTCTGCAATCGTTCATCATCGATCCCGGCCGGCCACCGCGGCTGGGCGATGACCTGCGAAACTACCTGAGGCTATGGGTGGCACCCGCGATCCCAGGCACCCAGATAGCCAAGAAAGAGACGCACGCTCCACGACACAACAGCTGA